The Candidatus Krumholzibacteriota bacterium genome has a segment encoding these proteins:
- a CDS encoding mucoidy inhibitor MuiA family protein yields the protein MTARKTRPVAALLLFAAALLAAGALAGAAARNETVLETTIVSADIYGGLARVTRRGRVALTPGTWRIVCDDLPNAADETSLQVAGAGTAGAVILGTDIERIVEPPEETPRYGELRARRDALQGRRDSLAVVVTALANRSSFLKMLAALPTKQGEEQHPPDIFRVDDWRALMDFLQADETATWHAAHDVKKRVDEIDRTIAAIDAELGSMKRESWRRRLVVSCEASSPGTLSLDVTYSVGPVSWIPRYTIRYDAATERIGLDYRARINQKTGEDWRDVAVTLSTAKPHIGAAPPDVRPFYVRRLRPLPRGGRGGLQEIVVEAEAVNDVAEAVAMKSAVVSADAVATVAMSQFAASFALPGTVDLPSGDAPKTVLATHAILAGALARSTAPRLSRHVFITAEAENTLGVPILDGQAEVYVETPAPGRTGTVSTFVGRADVAAVPAGGTFPVHLGADQDIAVSFELVKREQVSPDSRSRRAIRFTYEIGIESFKQEPVEVTVRDRVPVSAEKDIRIGDVDLDPRPNERDEETGLCSWTLLLQPKEKRLIGIAYTISVPAEWPEHLVPME from the coding sequence ATGACAGCTCGCAAGACGCGTCCGGTCGCCGCGCTGCTTTTGTTCGCCGCGGCCCTGCTCGCGGCCGGCGCCCTCGCCGGCGCCGCCGCGCGGAACGAGACCGTCCTCGAGACGACGATCGTCTCCGCCGACATCTACGGAGGACTCGCCAGGGTGACGCGCCGCGGCCGGGTCGCGCTGACGCCGGGAACGTGGCGTATCGTCTGCGACGATTTGCCGAACGCCGCCGACGAGACGAGTCTCCAGGTGGCCGGCGCGGGCACGGCGGGGGCCGTCATCCTCGGCACCGATATCGAGCGGATCGTCGAGCCGCCCGAGGAGACGCCGCGCTACGGCGAGCTCCGCGCGCGGCGCGACGCGCTCCAGGGTCGCCGCGACTCCCTCGCCGTCGTCGTCACGGCCCTCGCGAACCGGTCGTCCTTCCTGAAGATGCTCGCCGCCCTCCCGACGAAGCAGGGTGAGGAGCAGCATCCCCCCGACATCTTCCGCGTGGACGACTGGCGTGCGCTCATGGACTTCCTCCAGGCGGACGAGACGGCCACGTGGCACGCCGCGCACGACGTCAAGAAGCGCGTCGATGAGATCGACCGCACGATCGCCGCCATCGACGCGGAGCTCGGCTCGATGAAGCGGGAAAGCTGGCGGCGGCGCCTCGTCGTCTCCTGCGAGGCGTCGTCTCCCGGCACCCTCTCGCTCGACGTCACCTACAGCGTCGGCCCCGTCTCGTGGATCCCGCGCTACACGATCCGCTACGACGCGGCGACCGAGCGGATCGGCCTCGACTACCGCGCGCGCATCAACCAGAAGACGGGGGAAGACTGGCGCGACGTCGCCGTCACCCTCTCGACGGCGAAGCCCCACATCGGCGCGGCGCCTCCCGATGTGAGGCCCTTCTACGTCCGCCGCCTCCGCCCGCTTCCTCGCGGCGGCCGGGGCGGCTTGCAGGAGATCGTCGTCGAGGCGGAGGCGGTCAACGACGTCGCCGAGGCCGTCGCGATGAAATCCGCCGTCGTCTCCGCCGATGCCGTGGCGACCGTGGCCATGAGCCAGTTCGCCGCGAGCTTCGCCCTCCCGGGCACGGTGGACCTGCCGAGCGGAGACGCGCCGAAGACGGTCCTCGCCACGCACGCGATCCTCGCCGGCGCCCTCGCCCGCTCGACCGCCCCGCGTCTCTCCAGGCACGTCTTCATCACCGCCGAGGCGGAGAACACCCTCGGCGTGCCGATCCTCGACGGCCAGGCCGAGGTCTACGTGGAGACGCCGGCCCCCGGGCGGACGGGCACCGTCTCGACCTTCGTCGGCCGGGCCGACGTCGCGGCCGTTCCCGCGGGCGGCACCTTCCCCGTCCACCTCGGCGCGGACCAGGACATCGCCGTCTCTTTCGAGCTCGTCAAGCGCGAGCAGGTCTCCCCGGACAGCAGGAGCCGTCGCGCGATCCGCTTCACCTACGAGATCGGGATCGAGAGCTTCAAGCAAGAGCCCGTCGAGGTGACCGTGCGCGACCGCGTGCCCGTCTCCGCCGAGAAGGACATCAGGATCGGCGACGTCGATCTCGACCCCAGGCCGAACGAGCGGGACGAGGAGACGGGGCTCTGCTCGTGGACGCTCCTCCTCCAGCCGAAGGAGAAGCGACTGATCGGGATCGCCTACACGATCTCCGTACCGGCCGAATGGCCGGAGCACCTCGTGCCGATGGAATAG
- a CDS encoding TIGR02265 family protein → MQIKGMVLQARKEFVNDEYGHGAWERVLAVLPGPDREVLGDDVLLTAKWYPFEVGEHLDRAIARVLGEGETDIFEKIGATSARRGLTKVNKSFLAPGDPQAFMRKTPMIYKFYYDKGHREYQETGPTSGVVTTFEAETFSAPDCGTVIGWYKEALRMCGAKNVEAAEEECRAKGGAVCRYRFEWEM, encoded by the coding sequence ATGCAGATCAAGGGTATGGTCCTGCAGGCACGCAAGGAGTTCGTCAACGACGAATACGGCCACGGCGCCTGGGAGCGCGTGCTCGCCGTGCTTCCCGGCCCCGACCGGGAAGTGCTCGGCGACGATGTGCTTCTCACGGCCAAGTGGTATCCCTTCGAGGTGGGCGAGCATCTCGATCGGGCGATCGCCAGGGTCCTCGGCGAGGGCGAGACCGACATCTTCGAGAAGATCGGGGCCACGTCGGCCCGGCGCGGCCTCACGAAGGTCAACAAGTCATTCCTCGCGCCGGGCGATCCGCAGGCCTTCATGCGGAAGACTCCGATGATATACAAGTTCTACTACGACAAGGGGCACCGGGAATACCAGGAGACCGGCCCGACCTCGGGCGTCGTCACCACCTTCGAGGCGGAAACCTTCTCGGCCCCCGATTGCGGGACGGTCATCGGCTGGTACAAGGAGGCCCTGCGGATGTGCGGCGCGAAGAACGTCGAGGCGGCCGAGGAGGAATGCCGCGCGAAGGGTGGAGCCGTCTGCCGCTACCGCTTCGAGTGGGAGATGTAG
- a CDS encoding M3 family metallopeptidase has protein sequence MRNATKALLLVLATGVLFISCVEKAPGTMQEGNPLLAEFDTPFGVPPFDRIEEAHYPPAFEAGMAAQRDAIALIANDTAAPTFENTIEALERSGELLSRVENIFFALNSANTSPRMQEIAREAAPLLSDHRDNISLDAKLFERVKAVYDMRGTLDLDPEQHRLLEEYYKNFVRSGAALEDEQKAELREINKELAVLSLQYGENVLKENNAFELVIDDEADLSGLPDAVVTAAAEAAAERGHENCWVFTLHKPSMIPFLQYSDRRELREKIYRAYTMRGNNDDEFDNKKNAARIAALRVRKANLLGFDSWAAFILDERMAKTPERVHEFLDGLWWPALARAKDERAMMQQLVYDEGHDFKLASWDWWYYAEKLKKAKYDLDETMLKPYFELENVLQGVFHLAGNLYGLQFEERKDIPVYHEDVRVFEVKEADGSHIGILYTDYFPRESKRGGAWSGAIRKQQRMDGEVTPIVTNVGNFSKPTADSPSLLSWDEVLTLFHEFGHGLHSLLSDCTYETLSGTAVAWDFVELPSQIMENFAGEPELLKVYARHYETGEPIPEELIGKIRKAKHFNQGFATTEYLAASLLDMDWHTMTEAVEVDPVAFETASLDRIGLIPEIVSRYRSTYFQHIFSGGYSAGYYSYIWAEVLDADAFQAFKETGDLYDRETARRFREFVLSKGGTEDPMVLYVKFRGAEPKNEPMLERRGLI, from the coding sequence ATGCGCAACGCGACCAAGGCGCTGCTTTTGGTTCTCGCGACGGGTGTCCTGTTCATCTCCTGCGTCGAGAAGGCGCCCGGGACGATGCAGGAAGGCAATCCCCTGCTCGCCGAATTCGATACGCCCTTCGGCGTGCCGCCCTTCGACCGCATCGAGGAGGCACATTACCCGCCGGCCTTCGAGGCGGGCATGGCCGCCCAGCGGGATGCGATCGCCCTGATCGCGAACGACACCGCCGCCCCCACCTTCGAGAACACCATCGAGGCGCTCGAGCGGAGCGGCGAGCTGCTTTCCCGCGTGGAGAACATCTTCTTCGCGCTCAACTCGGCGAACACCTCGCCGAGGATGCAGGAGATCGCCAGGGAAGCGGCGCCGCTTCTCTCCGATCACCGCGACAACATCAGCCTCGACGCAAAGCTCTTCGAGCGCGTCAAGGCCGTCTATGACATGCGCGGAACGCTCGATCTCGATCCCGAGCAGCACAGGCTCCTCGAGGAGTACTACAAGAACTTCGTGCGCAGCGGGGCCGCCCTCGAAGACGAGCAGAAGGCCGAGCTGCGCGAGATCAACAAGGAGCTCGCCGTCCTCTCGCTGCAGTACGGCGAGAACGTGCTGAAGGAGAACAACGCCTTCGAGCTCGTGATCGACGACGAAGCCGATCTCTCCGGCCTCCCCGACGCCGTCGTCACCGCCGCCGCCGAGGCCGCCGCCGAGCGCGGCCACGAGAACTGCTGGGTCTTCACGCTCCACAAGCCGAGCATGATCCCCTTCCTGCAGTATTCCGACCGCCGCGAACTGCGCGAGAAGATCTACCGCGCCTACACGATGCGCGGCAACAACGACGACGAGTTCGACAACAAGAAGAACGCCGCCCGGATCGCCGCCCTGCGCGTCCGCAAGGCCAACCTGCTCGGCTTCGACTCCTGGGCCGCGTTCATCCTCGACGAGCGGATGGCGAAGACCCCCGAGCGCGTCCACGAGTTCCTCGACGGGCTGTGGTGGCCTGCGCTCGCCCGCGCGAAGGACGAGCGAGCGATGATGCAGCAGCTCGTCTACGACGAGGGGCACGACTTCAAGCTCGCCTCCTGGGACTGGTGGTACTACGCCGAGAAGTTGAAGAAGGCGAAGTACGATCTCGACGAGACGATGCTGAAGCCCTACTTCGAGCTGGAAAACGTCCTGCAGGGCGTCTTCCATCTCGCCGGGAACCTCTACGGCCTGCAATTCGAGGAGCGCAAGGACATCCCCGTCTACCACGAGGACGTCCGCGTCTTCGAGGTGAAGGAGGCCGACGGCTCGCACATCGGCATCCTCTACACCGACTACTTCCCTCGCGAGAGCAAGCGCGGCGGCGCGTGGTCGGGCGCCATCCGCAAGCAGCAGCGCATGGACGGCGAGGTGACGCCGATCGTCACGAACGTCGGCAACTTCTCGAAGCCGACGGCGGACAGCCCCTCGCTGCTCAGCTGGGACGAGGTGCTGACCCTCTTCCACGAGTTCGGCCACGGCTTGCACAGCCTGCTTTCCGACTGCACCTACGAGACGCTCTCCGGCACGGCCGTCGCGTGGGATTTCGTCGAGCTGCCCTCGCAGATCATGGAGAACTTCGCCGGCGAGCCGGAGCTGCTGAAGGTCTATGCCCGCCACTATGAGACGGGCGAGCCGATTCCCGAGGAACTGATCGGGAAGATCAGGAAGGCGAAGCATTTCAACCAGGGATTCGCCACCACCGAGTATCTCGCCGCTTCGCTTCTCGACATGGACTGGCACACGATGACCGAGGCCGTCGAAGTCGACCCCGTCGCCTTCGAGACGGCGTCCCTCGACCGGATCGGGCTGATCCCCGAGATCGTGAGCCGCTACCGGTCGACCTACTTCCAGCATATCTTCTCCGGCGGCTATTCGGCGGGGTACTACAGCTACATCTGGGCCGAGGTCCTCGACGCCGACGCCTTCCAGGCCTTCAAGGAGACGGGCGATCTCTACGACCGGGAGACCGCGCGGCGGTTCCGCGAGTTCGTCCTCTCGAAGGGGGGCACGGAGGACCCGATGGTCCTCTACGTGAAGTTCCGCGGCGCGGAACCGAAGAACGAGCCGATGCTCGAACGGCGCGGCCTGATCTAG
- a CDS encoding metallophosphoesterase family protein, which yields MSGIAVISDIHGNHRALGAVFADIDRRGIGRIVNLGDSLYGPLDPRRTAEMLLARPITTVRGNEDRLLIGEAADADPTARHVRGMLSGEHLRWLESLPAVAHVEGGIVCFHASPDADDEYLLWDVTPAGAVERDAAAVASRLDGYRGALVLCGHDHVPRVIALSGGTLVVDPGSVGCPAFADAEPYPHVMETGSPAARYAVLHQTRAGWEVEPVSVRYDCEAVARLAERGGRDDWAAWLRTGRTSA from the coding sequence GTGAGCGGCATCGCTGTCATCTCGGACATCCACGGCAACCACCGGGCCCTCGGCGCCGTTTTCGCCGACATCGACCGGCGCGGGATCGGACGGATCGTCAACCTCGGCGACAGCCTCTACGGCCCGCTCGATCCGCGCCGCACGGCGGAGATGCTCCTCGCGCGGCCGATAACGACGGTCCGGGGCAACGAGGACCGGTTGCTCATCGGGGAGGCGGCCGACGCGGACCCGACGGCGCGCCACGTCCGCGGCATGCTGTCCGGCGAGCACCTGCGCTGGCTCGAGTCGCTGCCGGCCGTCGCGCACGTGGAGGGCGGGATCGTCTGCTTCCACGCCTCGCCCGACGCCGACGACGAGTACCTGCTCTGGGACGTGACACCCGCCGGCGCCGTCGAACGCGACGCCGCCGCCGTCGCCTCCCGTCTCGACGGGTACCGCGGGGCGCTCGTCCTCTGCGGGCACGACCACGTGCCGCGGGTGATCGCCTTGTCCGGCGGCACGCTCGTCGTCGATCCCGGATCGGTCGGCTGCCCGGCCTTCGCGGACGCCGAGCCGTACCCGCACGTGATGGAGACCGGCTCGCCGGCAGCCCGCTACGCCGTCCTCCATCAAACGAGGGCGGGATGGGAGGTGGAGCCGGTGAGCGTGCGCTACGACTGCGAGGCCGTCGCCCGCCTCGCCGAGCGCGGCGGGCGCGACGACTGGGCCGCGTGGCTCAGGACGGGACGGACGTCGGCCTGA
- a CDS encoding T9SS type A sorting domain-containing protein: MVRSRVLLLVLPVACLLAATAFADIEKDGGGRSMLAEPDPNSTFMIGSLTNQLPLTTIAVPIYLDTESTLDYLQCYIVWPDSAFEFDSITWSAFLPDTATTQFAAMGDDTIKLWLSNEEEFVLSSSEPFAFVNLDVLCFGYGTTTEIEFYDDDEYNYYTSSGSYSPVRYGGEVGLKSVYATWYDIENATALPGEESVDVVVVYHQNVPGKPIQVKLTFDSSSLVFDEVTPLPGLVGESIYSTVTGDTLELLFWPTDPLVAVDEEIEICTISFDLVNGADDVSYTLAPFYGLWRTACGNYEEVDYLVPGWIMVPDHVATADIDEVGYYSSATGYSVPIEIDSNMPVDSLYLEVEFPSDSLTYVDLTIGAGYPAPDVITNQDYPDLLKFRSVASFGMDLEDLPDDVFAINFSRNAAYPVGTKFKIRFWTVNKVWFDRYGGLGMHEADLTLDDGMITIVPTPPPPSCPALYVWNGETFARENTILPQCDGRTVETDVTDWYLMNNAVAAVDGQLRFQVREDGLETSRFSDFRLLAIDHPADQAIQVTREGEIITLGRLFMIKSARDHNGEDIKPLLAARDGVYYDSREDGWFEIDFGTLSPEQIRRFVSTSQEPRPKEPDVLKAGEDAPDSKLRISVKTEDGWILVSEADSRAEKTLQTTLVEKRLLSPDRDLVLRYSWEGWYRTDMIEFREAEEWKGVPVEPVLLRAEHTAPSGHCDAVAASPAGVLTLSRGEVIDLVFDANELAPISRDVRREWIFVSTGRYSRPDAEETPRGVFALDANVPNPFNPTTTIAFNLPTTSRVEIKVYDVRGALVRTLVAGVRNAGEQTVLWDGTNDAGSRMASGVYFCRMTAPGYERTRKLILLR; the protein is encoded by the coding sequence ATGGTTCGCTCTCGTGTTCTGTTGCTGGTCCTGCCGGTGGCGTGCCTGCTGGCGGCGACCGCGTTCGCGGACATCGAGAAGGACGGCGGCGGCCGGTCGATGCTCGCGGAACCCGATCCGAATTCGACGTTCATGATCGGAAGTCTCACGAATCAGCTGCCGCTCACGACGATCGCCGTGCCAATCTACCTCGACACGGAATCGACGCTCGATTACCTCCAGTGCTACATCGTCTGGCCGGACAGCGCCTTCGAGTTCGATTCGATCACGTGGTCGGCTTTCCTGCCCGATACGGCGACGACGCAGTTCGCCGCGATGGGCGACGACACGATCAAGCTGTGGTTGTCGAACGAGGAGGAGTTCGTTTTGTCGTCAAGCGAGCCTTTCGCGTTCGTCAATCTCGACGTCCTGTGCTTCGGCTACGGCACGACCACGGAGATCGAATTCTACGACGACGACGAGTACAACTACTACACGAGCTCCGGATCCTATTCGCCGGTCCGCTACGGCGGCGAGGTTGGCCTGAAATCCGTCTACGCGACCTGGTACGACATCGAGAACGCGACGGCCCTCCCCGGAGAAGAGAGCGTCGACGTTGTCGTGGTGTATCACCAGAACGTTCCCGGAAAACCGATACAGGTCAAGCTCACCTTCGATTCCTCGTCGCTCGTGTTCGACGAGGTGACTCCCCTGCCGGGGCTTGTCGGCGAAAGCATCTACAGCACCGTCACGGGGGATACGCTCGAACTCCTCTTCTGGCCGACGGATCCGCTCGTCGCCGTCGACGAGGAGATCGAGATCTGCACGATCAGCTTCGACCTGGTGAACGGCGCCGACGACGTTTCGTACACGCTGGCGCCCTTCTACGGTCTCTGGCGGACCGCGTGCGGGAACTACGAGGAAGTCGATTATCTCGTCCCCGGCTGGATCATGGTGCCCGACCACGTCGCCACCGCCGACATCGACGAGGTCGGCTACTACTCGTCGGCGACCGGATATTCGGTGCCGATCGAGATCGACTCGAACATGCCGGTGGACAGCCTCTACCTCGAGGTGGAGTTCCCCAGCGACAGCCTGACGTACGTGGATCTCACCATCGGCGCCGGGTATCCCGCGCCGGACGTGATCACGAACCAGGACTACCCCGACCTGTTGAAATTCAGGTCGGTCGCGAGCTTCGGCATGGATCTCGAGGATCTGCCCGACGACGTGTTCGCCATCAACTTCTCGCGCAACGCCGCCTACCCGGTCGGCACGAAGTTCAAGATCAGGTTCTGGACGGTGAACAAGGTCTGGTTCGACCGGTACGGTGGACTGGGGATGCACGAGGCCGATCTGACGCTGGACGACGGCATGATCACGATCGTTCCAACGCCGCCGCCGCCGTCCTGCCCGGCCCTGTACGTATGGAACGGCGAGACATTCGCCAGGGAGAACACGATCCTTCCGCAGTGCGACGGCCGTACGGTCGAGACGGACGTGACCGACTGGTACCTGATGAACAACGCGGTCGCCGCCGTCGACGGACAGTTGCGTTTCCAGGTCCGCGAGGACGGTCTCGAGACCAGCCGGTTCAGCGATTTCCGCCTCCTGGCGATCGACCATCCCGCCGACCAGGCGATCCAGGTGACGCGGGAGGGAGAGATCATCACGCTCGGCCGCCTGTTCATGATCAAGTCGGCGCGCGATCACAACGGCGAGGACATCAAGCCGCTCCTGGCCGCCCGTGACGGCGTCTATTACGACAGCCGGGAAGACGGCTGGTTCGAGATCGATTTCGGCACCCTTTCGCCGGAGCAGATCCGCCGGTTCGTTTCGACCTCGCAGGAGCCGCGGCCGAAGGAGCCCGATGTGCTGAAGGCCGGCGAGGATGCCCCCGATTCCAAGCTGCGCATCTCGGTGAAGACCGAAGACGGCTGGATTCTCGTCTCGGAGGCCGACTCGCGGGCCGAGAAGACGCTGCAGACGACCCTCGTCGAGAAGCGGCTCCTCTCTCCCGATCGCGATCTCGTGCTCCGCTACTCGTGGGAGGGATGGTACCGGACCGACATGATCGAGTTCCGCGAGGCCGAGGAATGGAAGGGCGTGCCGGTCGAGCCCGTCCTGCTCCGGGCGGAGCACACCGCGCCGTCGGGTCACTGCGACGCCGTCGCCGCCTCTCCGGCCGGCGTGCTCACCTTGTCGCGGGGCGAGGTGATCGACCTCGTCTTCGACGCGAACGAACTCGCGCCGATCTCGCGGGACGTCAGGCGGGAATGGATCTTCGTGTCGACCGGCCGCTACTCGCGGCCCGACGCGGAGGAGACGCCGCGCGGCGTCTTCGCCCTCGACGCGAACGTCCCGAACCCGTTCAATCCGACGACGACGATCGCGTTCAACCTGCCGACCACCTCGCGCGTCGAGATCAAGGTCTACGACGTGCGCGGCGCCCTCGTCAGGACGCTCGTCGCCGGCGTGCGCAACGCCGGCGAGCAGACGGTCCTCTGGGACGGCACGAACGACGCCGGCTCGCGCATGGCGAGCGGCGTCTACTTCTGCCGGATGACCGCGCCGGGGTACGAGCGGACCCGCAAGCTCATCCTGCTCCGCTGA
- a CDS encoding phosphoenolpyruvate carboxykinase (GTP) → MNDTYRELLQRKMVGDGYEKLVALGNAKLYDFVGESVALCEPDSVYLCDDSDEDAEYVRRTAVEMGEERPLARNGQTIHYDGYGDQARDKENTRYMVSRGMMEEMTGLNCIEHDEGLAEIRGIARGIMRGKQAIVKLFCEGPPMSAFAVACAQITDSFYVSHSEDILYRRGFEHFRRMADKNDFFRFLHSAGRLDERGCSVDLGKRRIYQDLVTMTVYSMNDQYAGNSIGLKKHAMRLAIKKSGQEGWLCEHMFVMGCRNHRTGRITHFCGAYPSACGKTSTAMLPGETIVGDDIAYFRNIDGEFRAVNVERGIFGIIRDVNPEDDPVIFRTLQSEREMIFSNVLVGPDGNPYWLGMGVETPDTGENHSGPGWHPGKKDANGAEIPIAHSNSRYTIRMQYLENLDPSWNDREGVRVGGIIYGGRDGDTSVPVEESPDWEDGIVIKACTLESETTAATLGAEGVRKPQPMANLDFISYPIGDYVRNNIAFGQEIADPPRIFAMNYFLRGADGAFCSCKLAKRVWLHWAEGRVHGEYDALRTPTGFIPVYEDLRVLFDELLGKPYGQEDYEYQFSFRCDAWLAKIERAEAFFRKRAPKLPRSVFDRWADARRLIEAARVRCGGVIPPGTYTG, encoded by the coding sequence ATGAACGACACGTACCGCGAGCTCCTGCAGCGGAAGATGGTCGGCGACGGCTACGAGAAACTCGTCGCCCTCGGCAACGCGAAGCTCTACGACTTCGTGGGCGAGAGCGTCGCCCTCTGCGAGCCCGACAGCGTCTACCTGTGCGACGACAGCGACGAGGATGCCGAATACGTCCGCCGCACGGCAGTCGAGATGGGCGAGGAACGCCCGCTCGCCAGGAACGGCCAGACGATCCACTACGACGGTTACGGCGACCAGGCCCGCGACAAGGAGAATACGCGGTACATGGTCTCCCGCGGGATGATGGAGGAGATGACCGGACTGAACTGCATCGAGCACGACGAGGGTCTCGCGGAGATCCGCGGCATCGCGCGCGGGATCATGCGAGGCAAGCAGGCGATCGTCAAGCTCTTCTGCGAGGGTCCGCCGATGAGCGCCTTCGCCGTCGCGTGCGCGCAGATCACCGATTCCTTCTACGTCAGCCATTCGGAGGACATCCTCTACCGCCGCGGGTTCGAGCATTTCCGGCGGATGGCGGACAAAAACGATTTCTTCCGCTTTCTCCACAGCGCCGGCCGCCTCGACGAGCGCGGCTGCTCGGTCGACCTCGGGAAGCGCCGCATCTACCAGGACCTGGTGACGATGACGGTCTACTCGATGAACGACCAGTACGCCGGCAACTCGATCGGGCTCAAGAAGCACGCGATGCGACTCGCCATCAAGAAATCCGGGCAGGAGGGCTGGCTCTGCGAACACATGTTCGTCATGGGCTGCCGCAACCACCGGACCGGCCGGATCACCCATTTCTGCGGGGCCTATCCCTCGGCGTGCGGCAAGACGTCGACGGCGATGCTCCCCGGCGAGACGATCGTCGGCGACGACATCGCCTACTTCCGCAACATCGACGGCGAGTTCCGCGCGGTGAACGTCGAGCGGGGGATCTTCGGGATCATACGCGACGTCAATCCCGAGGACGACCCGGTGATCTTCCGCACGCTGCAGTCCGAGCGGGAGATGATCTTCTCGAACGTCCTCGTCGGCCCCGACGGCAACCCCTACTGGCTCGGGATGGGCGTCGAGACCCCCGACACGGGCGAGAACCACTCGGGCCCCGGTTGGCATCCGGGAAAGAAGGACGCGAACGGCGCCGAGATCCCCATCGCGCACTCGAACAGCCGCTACACGATCCGCATGCAGTACCTCGAGAACCTCGATCCGTCGTGGAACGACCGCGAGGGCGTACGCGTGGGCGGGATCATCTACGGCGGGCGCGACGGCGACACGAGCGTCCCCGTCGAGGAATCCCCCGACTGGGAGGACGGGATCGTCATCAAGGCCTGCACCCTCGAGTCGGAGACGACGGCGGCCACCCTGGGCGCCGAGGGCGTGCGGAAGCCGCAGCCGATGGCCAACCTCGACTTCATCTCCTATCCGATCGGCGACTACGTCAGGAACAACATCGCGTTCGGACAGGAAATCGCCGATCCGCCGCGGATCTTCGCGATGAACTACTTCCTGCGCGGCGCCGACGGGGCCTTCTGCTCGTGTAAGCTCGCCAAACGGGTCTGGCTGCACTGGGCGGAAGGGCGCGTGCACGGCGAGTACGACGCGCTGCGGACGCCGACGGGATTCATCCCCGTCTACGAGGACCTGCGCGTCCTCTTCGACGAGCTCCTCGGGAAGCCCTACGGGCAGGAAGATTACGAGTACCAGTTCTCGTTCCGCTGCGACGCCTGGCTGGCCAAGATCGAGCGCGCCGAGGCCTTCTTCCGCAAACGCGCGCCGAAACTTCCCCGGTCCGTCTTCGATCGCTGGGCCGACGCCCGGCGGCTGATCGAGGCCGCCAGGGTCAGATGCGGCGGCGTCATTCCCCCCGGAACGTACACCGGATAA